In Candidatus Hydrogenedentota bacterium, one genomic interval encodes:
- a CDS encoding MBL fold metallo-hydrolase — MLQFSLLGSGSSGNAILLRSRGAKILIDNGLSFKQLSQRLEAVGESLDGLSAVLVTHEHGDHVGGLGVLTRKLDIPIYMTRGTHDSLPANLGLRGEIHFFEAGDDLRLGDMEVQSFSVSHDAADPVGFTVRSEGAQFGLATDLGHASHLVRNRLTGSHALVIESNYCPEMLRNGHYPPQIQQRIRGRQGHLSNEDMCSLLHSLLHDGLQLVILVHISEKNNTPELVERRVRGVLKEHGAAMFLATQDAPTPLFQVVAP, encoded by the coding sequence GTGCTTCAATTCAGCCTACTTGGAAGTGGTAGCAGTGGCAACGCCATCCTGCTCCGTTCACGCGGCGCAAAGATATTAATTGACAACGGCCTTTCCTTTAAGCAGTTGTCGCAACGCCTGGAAGCCGTCGGTGAAAGCCTCGATGGGCTCTCCGCTGTCCTCGTGACCCATGAACATGGGGACCACGTCGGCGGGCTGGGCGTTCTTACGCGAAAGCTGGATATTCCCATCTATATGACCCGGGGCACCCACGACAGTCTGCCGGCGAATCTCGGGTTGCGGGGGGAGATTCACTTTTTCGAGGCGGGCGACGACCTGCGTCTGGGGGACATGGAGGTTCAAAGCTTCAGCGTGTCCCACGATGCGGCGGACCCCGTGGGCTTTACGGTGCGGTCCGAGGGGGCGCAGTTTGGCCTGGCTACGGATCTGGGCCATGCGTCACACCTGGTGCGCAATCGGCTGACCGGTTCCCATGCCCTCGTGATCGAATCCAACTACTGTCCCGAAATGCTGCGCAATGGCCACTATCCACCCCAGATCCAGCAGCGCATCCGGGGGCGCCAGGGCCACCTGTCCAATGAAGACATGTGCTCCCTGCTGCACAGTCTGCTCCACGACGGTCTGCAGCTTGTTATACTGGTGCATATCAGTGAAAAGAACAACACCCCCGAACTGGTGGAGCGCCGGGTGCGGGGGGTATTGAAGGAGCACGGCGCGGCGATGTTTCTGGCCACGCAGGACGCGCCCACGCCGCTTTTTCAGGTGGTTGCGCCATGA
- the rpoN gene encoding RNA polymerase factor sigma-54 has product MMHMEHRLVQTQRQQLILTQKMQQALHILQLNGVELEQYVQQELEANPFLEQKLKKEDQLPLPTGDSIRQIDEPFDESFDLDRHTDTWDIRYREGQDLSHNADLYARRKFYEDSITQEESLRAHLLSQLTLSTDNDQDYLIGERIIIGDIDERGYFTGDESFIAAELMVPVLAVERVLHKIQRFEPTGVGAHDVVECLLLQIQAEYPENEQLVELVSNHLDDLMNRQIPKIAKAMKITPEEVENLKKQLSTLNPWPGHEYESEPPQYIAAEVVVEKVNGEFFVRLADERLSDLNINTEYHEEIKHAGLDKEGKDYVRAKLESAKWLQRNIAQRQQTILKVSQAIVNYQKDFLEKGIEHIRPLTLQVIADEIGVHESTVARTTRGKYIQTPQGLFELKYFFSSGVSSDSGDNQSSKSVQAKIQKLIEAEDPYKPLSDQKIADILKKEEGTIVARRTVTKYREALNIPPTTKRKKFK; this is encoded by the coding sequence ATGATGCACATGGAACATCGGCTGGTTCAGACCCAGCGTCAACAGCTTATTTTAACCCAGAAAATGCAGCAGGCACTGCATATTCTGCAGTTAAACGGGGTAGAGCTGGAACAGTATGTCCAGCAGGAACTCGAGGCCAATCCCTTTCTGGAGCAAAAGCTCAAAAAGGAAGATCAGCTCCCGTTGCCCACGGGGGATTCTATTCGACAGATCGACGAGCCCTTCGACGAGTCCTTTGATCTCGACCGCCACACCGATACCTGGGACATCCGCTATCGGGAAGGGCAGGACCTGAGTCACAACGCCGATCTCTATGCCCGGCGCAAATTCTACGAAGACTCCATCACCCAGGAAGAGTCCCTCCGGGCCCATCTCCTGTCCCAGTTGACCCTGTCCACGGACAACGATCAGGACTACCTCATCGGCGAGCGCATCATCATTGGCGATATCGACGAGCGGGGCTATTTCACCGGGGATGAATCCTTCATCGCGGCGGAGCTCATGGTACCCGTGCTCGCGGTGGAGCGGGTCCTCCACAAGATCCAGCGTTTCGAGCCTACCGGCGTGGGCGCCCACGATGTGGTGGAGTGCCTTCTCCTCCAGATTCAAGCGGAATACCCGGAAAATGAACAGCTCGTCGAACTGGTGAGCAATCACCTCGACGACCTCATGAACCGACAGATCCCTAAAATCGCCAAGGCCATGAAGATCACGCCGGAGGAGGTGGAAAACCTCAAGAAGCAGCTTTCCACCCTCAACCCCTGGCCGGGTCACGAATACGAATCGGAACCGCCCCAGTACATCGCGGCGGAAGTCGTGGTGGAAAAGGTCAACGGCGAGTTCTTTGTCCGCTTGGCCGACGAACGCCTCTCCGACCTGAACATCAACACGGAATACCACGAAGAGATAAAACACGCCGGCCTGGACAAGGAGGGCAAGGACTACGTCCGCGCCAAGCTGGAATCCGCCAAGTGGCTCCAGCGCAACATCGCCCAGCGCCAGCAGACCATCCTCAAGGTCTCCCAGGCCATAGTGAACTACCAGAAGGACTTCCTGGAGAAGGGCATCGAACACATCCGCCCTCTGACCCTTCAGGTCATCGCCGACGAAATCGGCGTCCACGAATCCACCGTCGCCCGCACCACCCGGGGCAAATACATCCAGACCCCCCAGGGCCTCTTCGAGCTCAAATACTTCTTCTCCTCCGGCGTCTCCTCCGACTCCGGCGACAACCAGTCCTCCAAGAGTGTTCAGGCCAAAATCCAGAAGCTCATCGAGGCCGAAGACCCCTACAAGCCCCTCAGCGACCAGAAAATCGCCGACATCCTCAAGAAGGAAGAAGGCACCATCGTCGCACGCCGCACGGTCACCAAATACCGCGAGGCCCTGAACATCCCGCCCACCACAAAGCGGAAAAAGTTCAAGTAA
- a CDS encoding helix-turn-helix domain-containing protein encodes MTPLEFLRSDAVLALLARAATGAGVPLSVHFVERNQEGARIVGWGQCAACRQVQSLPGGASACRLSRTTAASMALRQRRPMPFICHLGFACVSAPVLPGEKFVMTFGPFCPMEEQRSLEADIQAGFENLLEKKLDALPVSLDDIHRAPAASAPAIAEWCMEALQAAWKSAASAVAPEPLPAEGVIVSTPVPRRRATPRETAAAGIVPAIVAALAGGSFQQARSLLQGDLEELHRSGGRSLDQRRARVATLASAALEGLAGTGLSVEAAWDAYPVFMEAVTAGENDSALLDATLRLFSFLRRSATREQAEVSLPNYPELFALVNERLVEGVTLEEVAAQLGETPSAISHRLKRKFGMSFSDYVGRIRVDRAKRLFRETGLSVAAVGLRVGISDQSNFARLFKKVEGVSPPAYRKRFGNKG; translated from the coding sequence ATGACCCCCCTGGAATTCCTGCGATCGGACGCGGTTCTGGCCCTGCTGGCCCGGGCCGCCACGGGCGCGGGGGTTCCCCTGAGTGTTCACTTCGTGGAACGGAATCAGGAAGGGGCGCGGATCGTGGGGTGGGGACAGTGCGCTGCCTGCCGCCAGGTTCAATCGCTTCCCGGCGGCGCCTCGGCCTGCCGTCTCTCCCGGACCACGGCGGCGAGCATGGCCTTGCGCCAGCGCCGTCCCATGCCCTTCATCTGTCATCTGGGTTTCGCCTGCGTGTCCGCACCGGTGCTGCCCGGCGAGAAATTCGTCATGACCTTCGGGCCTTTTTGCCCGATGGAAGAGCAGCGCTCGCTTGAGGCCGATATCCAGGCGGGCTTCGAGAATCTCCTCGAAAAAAAACTGGACGCGCTGCCCGTATCGCTGGACGACATCCACCGGGCGCCCGCCGCTTCGGCGCCCGCCATCGCGGAATGGTGCATGGAGGCGCTTCAGGCCGCGTGGAAATCGGCTGCCAGCGCGGTCGCCCCGGAGCCGCTTCCCGCCGAGGGCGTTATCGTATCGACGCCCGTCCCGCGCCGTCGCGCAACGCCACGCGAGACTGCGGCGGCGGGTATCGTCCCCGCCATCGTGGCGGCCCTCGCCGGCGGCAGCTTCCAGCAGGCCCGGAGCTTGCTGCAGGGCGACCTGGAGGAATTGCATCGCAGTGGGGGGCGGAGTCTTGATCAGCGCCGGGCCCGTGTGGCCACGCTGGCCAGTGCCGCGCTTGAAGGTCTGGCGGGCACGGGGCTTTCCGTTGAGGCCGCCTGGGACGCCTATCCGGTTTTCATGGAGGCGGTGACCGCCGGGGAAAACGACAGCGCTCTTCTGGACGCGACCCTGCGACTCTTCAGTTTTCTTCGGCGTTCGGCGACGCGGGAACAGGCCGAAGTCTCGCTGCCGAACTATCCCGAGTTGTTCGCCCTGGTCAATGAGCGACTGGTGGAGGGCGTCACGCTGGAGGAGGTGGCTGCGCAACTGGGCGAAACGCCCTCGGCCATCAGTCACCGGTTGAAGCGCAAGTTCGGCATGAGTTTCTCGGATTATGTGGGGCGAATCCGCGTGGACCGCGCCAAGCGTCTTTTCCGGGAGACGGGCTTGAGCGTAGCCGCCGTGGGGCTGCGCGTGGGTATCTCCGATCAGAGCAACTTCGCCCGACTTTTCAAAAAGGTCGAAGGCGTGTCGCCCCCGGCCTACCGGAAGCGGTTTGGGAATAAGGGATAG
- a CDS encoding sugar ABC transporter substrate-binding protein, whose protein sequence is MHPVAKRSADQGSPCRQHPLVRLALLLALLLVGPSVVGANAPESPFRIGVLYWSMNIPGQVAMRQGLEAEAEAINHRAKANGARGVELLARVAGEGNEGIENQIVQMSALVMEGVDLLIVQPTDNAALVPPLKAANSAGIPVIAYDQYISDGVLASYLTSDNYQAGYLDGEYIAHHFPDDRAIRLVLVEYPHVSSTVERVNGLLDALQDRRQRYEILKTYIAVEPEGGRAAGGAILADFPEKGGVDVVFAVNDGGGMAVAEVLSEAGRSEIFMATIDGDPRSVERIAKGEGLIRIDSAQFCGPLGAEAMKTAYRVLNGEKVAPHILIPVFPVTAETVANYRGWMGPIPGQFTKPWPSTLAEWKPEPKAANDSDTPEAP, encoded by the coding sequence ATGCACCCCGTTGCCAAACGAAGCGCAGATCAGGGATCCCCCTGTCGCCAGCACCCGTTGGTGAGGCTCGCCCTTTTGCTCGCCCTGCTTCTGGTCGGCCCTTCCGTGGTCGGCGCCAACGCCCCCGAATCTCCATTCCGGATCGGTGTGTTGTACTGGTCCATGAATATACCCGGCCAGGTCGCCATGCGCCAGGGCCTGGAAGCCGAGGCCGAAGCGATCAACCACCGCGCGAAGGCCAACGGGGCGCGCGGCGTAGAGTTGCTGGCCCGCGTCGCTGGCGAGGGAAACGAGGGCATAGAGAACCAGATTGTGCAGATGAGCGCCCTGGTAATGGAAGGGGTGGACCTCCTCATCGTGCAGCCGACCGACAACGCCGCCCTCGTGCCGCCCCTGAAGGCCGCCAACAGCGCGGGAATCCCCGTAATAGCCTACGACCAATACATCAGCGATGGCGTTCTGGCCTCCTACCTCACCTCGGACAACTATCAGGCGGGCTATCTCGATGGCGAGTATATCGCCCACCATTTCCCGGACGACCGCGCCATCAGACTGGTCCTCGTCGAGTATCCCCACGTATCGTCGACGGTTGAGCGTGTAAACGGACTCCTGGACGCCCTCCAGGACCGCCGCCAGCGCTATGAGATACTCAAGACCTACATCGCCGTCGAGCCGGAAGGTGGGCGCGCGGCCGGCGGGGCCATACTCGCCGATTTTCCGGAGAAGGGCGGAGTCGACGTGGTTTTCGCCGTGAACGACGGCGGCGGAATGGCGGTCGCCGAAGTCCTCTCCGAAGCGGGTCGAAGCGAGATCTTCATGGCGACCATCGACGGCGATCCACGCTCGGTCGAGCGCATCGCAAAGGGCGAGGGCCTGATCCGCATCGATTCGGCCCAGTTTTGCGGCCCCCTCGGCGCGGAAGCCATGAAGACGGCCTACCGCGTGCTGAACGGCGAGAAAGTCGCCCCCCACATCCTGATCCCGGTCTTTCCCGTAACGGCGGAGACCGTCGCCAACTACCGTGGCTGGATGGGCCCAATCCCCGGGCAATTTACGAAGCCCTGGCCGAGCACCCTGGCGGAGTGGAAGCCAGAACCGAAAGCCGCCAATGATTCCGACACGCCTGAAGCGCCCTGA
- a CDS encoding PEP-CTERM sorting domain-containing protein, producing the protein MKRLFLSSAIGVYALLSAGSAQALLLNASGTIEFHNEVDIYTGTLTDDVFNVRIWTDSFLNAFNFDPIIALWDSSGNLLFQNDDNPTINPSTQTYYDSGIYIPTLAPGDYFFTVTSFNNFANGTNLSDGFLYDNETPIPIGTWTNGSQSFYNVWFEASPVPEPATMTLLGIGLGGMMLRAARRRKAS; encoded by the coding sequence ATGAAAAGACTATTCTTGAGTTCGGCCATTGGTGTCTACGCCCTGCTCTCCGCCGGGTCTGCCCAGGCCCTCCTCCTCAACGCGAGCGGCACAATTGAATTCCACAACGAGGTGGACATCTATACCGGCACGTTGACGGATGACGTGTTCAATGTCCGCATTTGGACCGATTCCTTCCTGAACGCCTTCAACTTCGATCCCATCATCGCCTTGTGGGACAGCTCGGGCAATCTCCTTTTCCAGAATGACGACAATCCCACCATCAATCCGAGCACACAGACCTACTACGACTCGGGCATCTACATCCCCACGCTGGCGCCGGGGGACTACTTCTTTACCGTCACCTCGTTCAACAATTTTGCCAACGGCACAAATCTGTCCGACGGCTTCCTCTATGACAACGAAACGCCCATTCCGATCGGTACCTGGACCAATGGTTCCCAGAGCTTCTACAACGTCTGGTTCGAAGCCAGCCCCGTCCCCGAGCCCGCCACAATGACCCTGCTCGGAATTGGCCTCGGCGGCATGATGCTCCGGGCCGCCCGCAGGCGCAAAGCGAGCTGA